In Populus nigra chromosome 10, ddPopNigr1.1, whole genome shotgun sequence, the following proteins share a genomic window:
- the LOC133704188 gene encoding protein GLUTELIN PRECURSOR ACCUMULATION 3 isoform X1, with protein sequence MYYWIQASPSDFSGTLPQPRSGHTAVIVGKSKLVVFGGLVDKKFLSDITVYDLENKLWFKPECSGSGSDDGQVGPSARAFHVAVSIDCNMFIFGGRFSNKRLGDFWVLDTEIWQWSELTSLGDLPSPRDFAAASSIGNRKIVMHGGWDGKKWLSDIYVLDTMSLEWMELAVTGTLPPPRCGHTATMVEKRLLVYGGRGGGGPIMGDLWALKGLIEEENETPGWTQLKLPGQAPSPRCGHTVTSGGHYLLLFGGHGTGGWLSRYDIYFNDCIVLDRVSAQWRRLPTSGDPPPARAYHSMTCVGSRYLLFGGFDGKSTFGDLWWLVPEGDPIAKRSPLEALPQNKDDSVHSRKESQSEGSAILELQKRLEISASVSSSGLQIVDELEDREFLELASGLIGDEVSNNGQKEIQAVRDHWRKSAPSSVKLKELGPLLRDYQRLITRHYLANGGADLTPVESHFPGKDSHRFYHIKSASKLRMDDIPKLLEEYKQLSSD encoded by the exons ATGTATTACTGGATTCAAGCTTCTCCCTCTGACTTCTCCGGTACCTTGCCTCAACCTCGCAG TGGTCACACCGCTGTTATTGTCGGAAAATCGAAGCTGGTTGTGTTTGGTGGACTTGTCGACAAGAAGTTTCTCTCCGACATCACAGTTTATGATCTGG aGAATAAATTATGGTTTAAGCCAGAGTGTAGTGGAAGTGGGTCTGATGATGGACAAGTGGGACCTAGTGCCAGAGCATTTCATGTTGCTGTTTCTATTGATTGCAATATGTTCATTTTCGGTGGCCGGTTCAGTAATAAAAG GTTGGGTGATTTTTGGGTTCTTGATACCG AGATATGGCAATGGTCAGAGTTGACCAGTTTGGGTGACTTGCCTTCACCGAGGGATTTTGCTGCAGCTTCGTCTATTGGAAACCGGAAGATTGTCAT GCATGGTGGCTGGGATGGCAAGAAGTGGTTGTCAGATATCTATGTCCTGGACACAA TGTCACTTGAGTGGATGGAGCTGGCAGTTACAGGAACATTGCCTCCACCTAGATGTGGCCATACAGCTACCATGGTTGAGAAACGATTGCTTGTCTATGGTGGAAGAG GTGGTGGCGGACCAATCATGGGGGATTTATGGGCTCTGAAGGGTCTTATTGAGGAAG AGAATGAAACACCAGGGTGGACACAGCTGAAGCTTCCCGGTCAAGCACCATCTCCTCGTTGTGGTCATACTGTAACTTCTGGAGGGCACTAT CTCTTGCTGTTTGGAGGGCATGGTACTGGTGGTTGGTTGAGTCGTTATGACATTTATTTCAACGACTGCATTGTTTTAGACAGGG TGTCTGCGCAGTGGAGGCGCTTACCTACCAGTGGCGATCCTCCTCCTGCTCGGGCATACCACTCTATGACATGTGTTGGTTCACGATATCTGTTATTTGGAGGCTTTGATGGGAAGTCAACTTTTGGAGATTTATGGTGGTTGGTTCCAGAAG GGGACCCAATTGCAAAACGATCTCCACTAGAAGCTCTTCCACAAAATAAGGATGATAGTGTCCATTCACGCAAG GAAAGCCAAAGCGAAGGATCTGCTATATTAGAATTACAAAAGAGACTAGAAATTTCAGCTTCAGTCTCTAGTTCTGGGCTTCAAATTGTAGATGAGCTGGAAGACAGAGAATTTCTTGAACTTGCCTCAGGGCTGATTGGAGATGAAGTTTCCAATAATGGACAG AAGGAAATTCAGGCAGTCCGTGACCACTGGAGGAAGTCCGCACCAAGTTCAGTAAAACTCAAGGAGCTAGGGCCCTTGCTTCGTGATTACCAACGCCTGATTACTCGCCATTACTT AGCAAATGGTGGTGCTGATTTAACCCCCGTGGAATCTCATTTTCCTGGGAAAGACTCTCATCGGTTTTATCACATTAAAAGTGCTTCTAAG TTGCGTATGGATGATATCCCAAAGTTGCTGGAAGAGTACAAACAGCTTTCATCTGATTGA
- the LOC133704188 gene encoding protein GLUTELIN PRECURSOR ACCUMULATION 3 isoform X2, whose product MYYWIQASPSDFSGTLPQPRSGHTAVIVGKSKLVVFGGLVDKKFLSDITVYDLENKLWFKPECSGSGSDDGQVGPSARAFHVAVSIDCNMFIFGGRFSNKRLGDFWVLDTEIWQWSELTSLGDLPSPRDFAAASSIGNRKIVMHGGWDGKKWLSDIYVLDTMSLEWMELAVTGTLPPPRCGHTATMVEKRLLVYGGRGGGGPIMGDLWALKGLIEEENETPGWTQLKLPGQAPSPRCGHTVTSGGHYLLLFGGHGTGGWLSRYDIYFNDCIVLDRVSAQWRRLPTSGDPPPARAYHSMTCVGSRYLLFGGFDGKSTFGDLWWLVPEGDPIAKRSPLEALPQNKDDSVHSRKESQSEGSAILELQKRLEISASVSSSGLQIVDELEDREFLELASGLIGDEVSNNGQEIQAVRDHWRKSAPSSVKLKELGPLLRDYQRLITRHYLANGGADLTPVESHFPGKDSHRFYHIKSASKLRMDDIPKLLEEYKQLSSD is encoded by the exons ATGTATTACTGGATTCAAGCTTCTCCCTCTGACTTCTCCGGTACCTTGCCTCAACCTCGCAG TGGTCACACCGCTGTTATTGTCGGAAAATCGAAGCTGGTTGTGTTTGGTGGACTTGTCGACAAGAAGTTTCTCTCCGACATCACAGTTTATGATCTGG aGAATAAATTATGGTTTAAGCCAGAGTGTAGTGGAAGTGGGTCTGATGATGGACAAGTGGGACCTAGTGCCAGAGCATTTCATGTTGCTGTTTCTATTGATTGCAATATGTTCATTTTCGGTGGCCGGTTCAGTAATAAAAG GTTGGGTGATTTTTGGGTTCTTGATACCG AGATATGGCAATGGTCAGAGTTGACCAGTTTGGGTGACTTGCCTTCACCGAGGGATTTTGCTGCAGCTTCGTCTATTGGAAACCGGAAGATTGTCAT GCATGGTGGCTGGGATGGCAAGAAGTGGTTGTCAGATATCTATGTCCTGGACACAA TGTCACTTGAGTGGATGGAGCTGGCAGTTACAGGAACATTGCCTCCACCTAGATGTGGCCATACAGCTACCATGGTTGAGAAACGATTGCTTGTCTATGGTGGAAGAG GTGGTGGCGGACCAATCATGGGGGATTTATGGGCTCTGAAGGGTCTTATTGAGGAAG AGAATGAAACACCAGGGTGGACACAGCTGAAGCTTCCCGGTCAAGCACCATCTCCTCGTTGTGGTCATACTGTAACTTCTGGAGGGCACTAT CTCTTGCTGTTTGGAGGGCATGGTACTGGTGGTTGGTTGAGTCGTTATGACATTTATTTCAACGACTGCATTGTTTTAGACAGGG TGTCTGCGCAGTGGAGGCGCTTACCTACCAGTGGCGATCCTCCTCCTGCTCGGGCATACCACTCTATGACATGTGTTGGTTCACGATATCTGTTATTTGGAGGCTTTGATGGGAAGTCAACTTTTGGAGATTTATGGTGGTTGGTTCCAGAAG GGGACCCAATTGCAAAACGATCTCCACTAGAAGCTCTTCCACAAAATAAGGATGATAGTGTCCATTCACGCAAG GAAAGCCAAAGCGAAGGATCTGCTATATTAGAATTACAAAAGAGACTAGAAATTTCAGCTTCAGTCTCTAGTTCTGGGCTTCAAATTGTAGATGAGCTGGAAGACAGAGAATTTCTTGAACTTGCCTCAGGGCTGATTGGAGATGAAGTTTCCAATAATGGACAG GAAATTCAGGCAGTCCGTGACCACTGGAGGAAGTCCGCACCAAGTTCAGTAAAACTCAAGGAGCTAGGGCCCTTGCTTCGTGATTACCAACGCCTGATTACTCGCCATTACTT AGCAAATGGTGGTGCTGATTTAACCCCCGTGGAATCTCATTTTCCTGGGAAAGACTCTCATCGGTTTTATCACATTAAAAGTGCTTCTAAG TTGCGTATGGATGATATCCCAAAGTTGCTGGAAGAGTACAAACAGCTTTCATCTGATTGA